The following proteins are co-located in the Dietzia timorensis genome:
- the pcaD gene encoding 3-oxoadipate enol-lactonase, protein MANAMLALDSFPTKSVPDGIPDIPIVLLGSLGSKRSMWREQIDALNTIGPAYAIDIRGHGDSQVLDESTTMADLAQDVIRSLNMNEIASAHIVGLSIGGAIAQELALSAPERVERLVLSSTAPKFGEAGAWQQRIDTARESGLDELVGPVMSKWFTPDWAEAHPDVIANIHRNFVGTDPVGYARCCEALAGFDTRERLGEIAAPTLVVSATEDGSTPPEVVRQLADGIDGAKWVSISGGAHMCNLQCADEYNTAVVDFLKP, encoded by the coding sequence ATGGCCAATGCGATGCTCGCTCTCGACTCGTTCCCCACCAAGTCCGTGCCCGACGGGATCCCGGATATCCCGATCGTGCTCCTCGGTTCGCTCGGATCGAAGCGCTCGATGTGGAGAGAACAGATCGACGCGCTCAACACCATCGGCCCGGCCTACGCGATCGATATCCGCGGGCACGGCGATTCGCAGGTGCTCGACGAGTCCACGACGATGGCGGACCTCGCCCAGGACGTGATCCGCTCTCTCAATATGAACGAGATCGCCTCCGCGCACATCGTCGGACTGTCCATCGGTGGCGCCATCGCCCAGGAGTTGGCGCTCAGTGCGCCCGAGCGCGTGGAGCGTCTCGTGCTGTCGTCGACGGCGCCGAAGTTCGGCGAAGCCGGTGCATGGCAGCAGCGGATCGACACCGCCCGTGAGTCAGGGCTGGACGAGCTCGTCGGTCCGGTGATGTCGAAGTGGTTCACCCCGGACTGGGCGGAGGCGCACCCCGACGTCATCGCGAACATCCATCGGAACTTCGTGGGTACCGACCCGGTCGGCTATGCGCGGTGCTGCGAGGCGCTCGCCGGGTTCGACACCCGCGAGCGCCTCGGGGAGATCGCCGCTCCGACGCTTGTCGTGTCCGCGACCGAGGATGGCTCCACGCCTCCGGAGGTCGTGCGCCAGCTCGCCGATGGCATCGACGGTGCGAAGTGGGTGAGCATTTCCGGCGGTGCGCACATGTGCAATCTGCAGTGCGCCGACGAGTACAACACAGCGGTCGTCGACTTCCTCAAGCCCTGA
- a CDS encoding malate dehydrogenase, with amino-acid sequence MSEPTRETAHVVTVTGAAGQIAYSLLFRIAAGEIFGPRVPIELRLLEIPSAVGVAEGVAMELEDAAFPALESVSVTSDATEAFDGANAAFLVGAKPRGAGMERADLLTANGAIFRTQGQAINAGAADDIRVLVVGNPANTNAFIAANHAPDVPSDRFTALMRLDHNRALSQLGHKLSVPTTALGGMVVWGNHSLSQFPDTTYLTVDGKPVSGDLDTRWIEDDFIPRVAGRGGEIIKVRGSSSAASAASAAVDHMRDWVQGGPEGNDESWTTVAMVSRGDYGIPEGLVCGQPVRSVGGKLEVVSDLEISPWQRHRIDASVAELISEREAVASLGLL; translated from the coding sequence ATGAGCGAACCGACCCGAGAAACCGCACACGTCGTCACCGTCACCGGCGCCGCCGGCCAGATCGCCTATTCGCTGCTGTTCCGGATCGCCGCGGGCGAGATCTTCGGCCCGCGCGTGCCAATCGAGCTCCGGCTGCTAGAGATTCCCTCCGCAGTCGGTGTCGCAGAGGGCGTTGCCATGGAGCTGGAGGACGCCGCGTTCCCTGCGCTGGAGTCTGTGTCGGTGACGTCGGACGCCACCGAAGCTTTCGACGGCGCCAATGCCGCGTTCCTCGTCGGCGCCAAGCCACGGGGAGCCGGAATGGAACGCGCCGACCTCCTCACCGCGAACGGCGCCATCTTCCGCACGCAGGGCCAGGCCATCAACGCCGGCGCGGCGGACGACATCCGGGTCCTGGTCGTCGGAAATCCGGCGAACACCAACGCGTTCATCGCCGCCAATCACGCCCCGGACGTGCCCTCGGACAGGTTCACCGCGCTTATGCGTCTCGACCACAACCGTGCGCTTAGCCAGCTCGGGCACAAGCTGTCGGTCCCCACGACCGCGCTCGGCGGCATGGTCGTGTGGGGCAACCACTCGCTGAGCCAGTTCCCGGACACGACGTACCTGACGGTCGACGGAAAGCCGGTGTCCGGCGACCTCGACACGCGCTGGATCGAGGACGACTTCATCCCCCGAGTGGCCGGCCGCGGCGGGGAAATCATCAAGGTCCGCGGGTCCTCGTCGGCGGCGTCGGCGGCATCGGCGGCCGTCGACCACATGCGCGATTGGGTGCAGGGCGGCCCGGAGGGAAATGACGAGAGCTGGACGACCGTGGCGATGGTCTCCCGCGGCGACTACGGGATCCCCGAGGGGCTCGTCTGCGGGCAGCCCGTCCGGTCGGTGGGCGGGAAACTCGAGGTCGTCTCCGATCTCGAGATCTCGCCGTGGCAGCGTCACCGCATCGACGCCTCGGTCGCAGAACTCATCTCCGAGCGCGAGGCGGTCGCCTCGCTCGGACTCCTCTGA
- a CDS encoding benzoate/H(+) symporter BenE family transporter, with the protein MTTALHLPEKPHHTRPRPRDLVRALGPRQLADGLIALLFSATGPVALIMAAGHQGGMSGAEISSWIFGVFFCNGILTVLASWIYRTPLAFFWTIPGTVIVGSSLGHLSLSEVVGAYLITGVLITVLGISGLAKWFMELLPLPIVMAMVAGVFLSFGLDLIHSLWDAPLLTVPMAIAFAVLVALPRLGSKVPPVLAAMVVGIVAVTAAGQWNAGDPTLGVLATPMLHAPEFTFRAAAELVLPLAITVIVVQNGQGVAVLRGTGHHPPVTASAIASGVWSVIVAPLGAVSSCLTGPTNALIVAGKPEDRHWAAAIVTGAGAIVVGILAPAFVGVILRTPAEYLAALAGLAMLVPLCGAFATAFSKVGWFGPLACFLVTVADQSLFGIGAPFWGVIVGLAVWALIDRRNDDD; encoded by the coding sequence ATGACCACCGCACTGCACCTGCCGGAAAAACCGCACCACACGCGCCCCCGCCCGCGCGACCTCGTTCGCGCGCTCGGCCCCCGGCAACTAGCGGACGGACTCATCGCGCTCCTCTTCTCCGCCACCGGCCCCGTCGCGCTCATCATGGCCGCCGGACACCAAGGCGGCATGAGCGGCGCCGAGATCTCGTCGTGGATCTTCGGAGTCTTCTTCTGCAATGGCATTCTCACGGTCCTCGCGAGTTGGATCTACCGCACCCCGCTCGCGTTCTTCTGGACCATCCCCGGCACCGTTATCGTCGGTAGCTCGCTCGGCCATCTCAGCCTGTCCGAGGTGGTCGGCGCCTACCTCATCACCGGCGTGCTCATCACCGTTCTCGGCATCTCCGGGCTCGCGAAATGGTTCATGGAGCTGCTGCCGCTGCCCATCGTCATGGCGATGGTCGCCGGGGTGTTCCTGAGCTTCGGCCTCGACCTTATCCACTCGCTGTGGGACGCTCCCCTGCTCACCGTTCCGATGGCAATCGCGTTCGCCGTGCTCGTCGCGCTCCCCCGGCTCGGTTCCAAGGTCCCGCCCGTTCTCGCCGCCATGGTGGTTGGCATCGTCGCCGTCACTGCTGCCGGGCAGTGGAACGCCGGGGACCCCACCCTCGGGGTTCTCGCGACCCCGATGCTCCACGCGCCGGAGTTCACCTTCCGCGCCGCGGCAGAGCTCGTGTTGCCGCTCGCCATCACCGTCATCGTCGTGCAAAACGGGCAGGGCGTCGCTGTGCTCCGCGGGACCGGACACCACCCACCAGTGACGGCGAGCGCCATTGCCTCCGGGGTGTGGTCCGTTATCGTCGCTCCTTTGGGGGCGGTGTCGAGCTGCCTCACCGGACCGACGAACGCGCTCATCGTGGCCGGTAAACCGGAGGATCGACACTGGGCCGCAGCCATCGTCACCGGGGCCGGGGCGATCGTCGTCGGCATCCTCGCGCCGGCCTTCGTCGGCGTGATCCTCCGGACGCCGGCCGAGTATCTCGCCGCCCTCGCCGGGCTCGCGATGCTCGTCCCGCTGTGCGGCGCGTTCGCGACGGCCTTTTCGAAGGTGGGCTGGTTCGGCCCGCTGGCGTGCTTCCTCGTGACGGTCGCCGATCAGTCGCTGTTCGGCATCGGTGCGCCGTTCTGGGGCGTGATCGTCGGCCTCGCCGTGTGGGCGCTCATCGACCGCAGGAACGACGACGACTGA
- a CDS encoding LuxR family transcriptional regulator — protein sequence MDLCFLSAEATRDSDNRRHIARRQANTDEVAGRAFADTDFVREQSMDIGRHVAANPAINAIVEELDRAQTRRSRVVRILAPEGGGKTRLLEDAMSALAGRAIYAVRALSWETESPGWVAQRLIERLPAPGRHSGKNARVSGFEAQNLIAGAIGASEPGTLIVIDDAHFADPFSLKTLGTALQLSPRSNVLVILLVDESVASPSATLTRELADTDIVVPYFRLVQVRSLLGQHTGIDAPQELARSIFALTAGEPSTTIAMIEHLAATGWTSLDQIPVPPHIAAPTKATLDGLDDESRALAEHVAVLGTATSWDELAAFAGIDDAESLAARLDPLCEANLLTVHADPGATWVRFSAPLDRNIVLSSLPPTRIRALHLRAAELFADLDIDASLAHRAALSTGQDQELADRHASRAAELADNGDWYSGARTLLTAARLDPTPESATRRRRQGVDGLIEAGHIDEATYMSTAMQSAAPSPERDAVFGYLAVMRGKKSESTMLLERARASLGDRGHAGVTSLASKSVMHALASWNPADMLHWSDIAALDSAVDIPSTQAARAIGGLATLISASDDPTSADEDSNGFAVHSGYVQRFELAAGWGAFAADEPARARRHFESALAISPEKSSERITIQAQAWLAYTHFLLGTWDEAIRIIETAARRVSDLGLELLAPLVHGTGAMIRSMRDDPVGASRHIVHINPPVDSYPLQTIPSAMAAIQVAASRGDYAEVRRAGAPLAALGHDVDFDQPGYWPWFELYAHALVLGGRIREAETLIDPIWRRAEPVGHATTLASIESVRARIAGIRGDHEEMQALLDSSIERVSPLGIPYRLARLHFAAGQTLRRAGRRKEADHSLGMARDLYEQFGATVYVRRCDRERKAGGVNVARGPRQDLTPQEKAVASLVAAGHSNAEVADELYLSIKTIQYHLTRIYAKLGIRGRSELAAMYAAEISE from the coding sequence ATGGATCTGTGCTTCCTGTCGGCGGAGGCGACCAGGGATAGCGACAATAGACGACATATCGCGCGCCGCCAGGCCAACACAGACGAGGTGGCCGGGCGCGCGTTCGCCGACACAGATTTCGTCAGGGAGCAGTCCATGGACATCGGGCGCCACGTCGCCGCCAATCCGGCCATCAACGCGATCGTCGAAGAACTCGACCGCGCGCAGACTCGCCGCTCGCGGGTCGTGCGGATCCTGGCGCCGGAGGGCGGCGGGAAGACGCGGCTACTCGAGGACGCGATGAGCGCGCTCGCCGGCCGTGCGATCTACGCGGTGCGCGCGCTGAGCTGGGAAACCGAGTCCCCCGGCTGGGTGGCGCAGCGGTTGATCGAGCGCCTGCCCGCGCCGGGTCGACACTCGGGCAAGAATGCGCGGGTCAGCGGTTTCGAGGCACAGAACCTCATCGCCGGCGCGATCGGCGCGAGCGAGCCCGGCACCCTCATCGTCATCGACGACGCCCACTTCGCCGACCCCTTCTCGCTCAAGACACTCGGCACCGCGCTGCAGCTCTCCCCACGCTCGAACGTGCTCGTCATCCTGCTCGTCGACGAATCGGTGGCGTCGCCGTCGGCGACGTTGACGCGCGAGCTGGCAGACACCGATATCGTTGTGCCCTATTTCCGCCTCGTCCAGGTGCGCTCCCTACTCGGGCAGCACACGGGCATCGATGCCCCGCAGGAGCTGGCGCGCTCGATCTTCGCCCTCACCGCAGGAGAACCGTCGACGACGATCGCGATGATCGAACACCTCGCCGCCACCGGTTGGACCTCTCTCGACCAGATCCCCGTTCCGCCGCACATCGCGGCGCCGACGAAGGCGACTCTCGACGGGCTCGATGACGAAAGCCGGGCGCTCGCCGAGCATGTCGCGGTGCTCGGAACGGCGACGTCATGGGACGAATTGGCGGCGTTCGCGGGGATCGACGACGCCGAGTCGCTGGCGGCGCGGCTCGACCCGTTGTGCGAGGCGAACCTTCTCACCGTCCACGCCGACCCCGGCGCGACGTGGGTGCGTTTCTCCGCGCCACTCGACCGGAATATCGTGCTCTCCTCGCTCCCTCCGACGAGGATTCGTGCGTTGCATCTCCGCGCGGCGGAGCTGTTCGCCGACTTGGACATCGACGCCTCACTCGCACATCGGGCGGCGCTGTCGACCGGGCAGGACCAGGAGCTCGCCGACCGCCACGCCTCCCGCGCCGCCGAGCTCGCCGACAACGGCGACTGGTACTCGGGCGCGCGCACCCTGCTCACCGCCGCGCGCCTGGATCCCACTCCCGAGAGCGCGACTCGGCGGCGCCGGCAGGGCGTCGACGGTCTCATCGAGGCCGGCCACATCGACGAGGCGACGTACATGTCCACGGCCATGCAGTCGGCGGCGCCCTCGCCCGAGCGCGACGCGGTGTTCGGGTACCTCGCGGTGATGCGCGGGAAGAAGTCCGAGTCGACGATGCTGCTCGAGCGGGCGCGCGCGTCTCTCGGCGATCGCGGGCACGCCGGGGTGACCTCGCTGGCCTCGAAGTCCGTCATGCACGCGCTGGCCTCCTGGAATCCCGCGGACATGCTGCACTGGTCGGACATCGCCGCGCTCGACAGCGCCGTGGACATCCCCTCGACGCAGGCCGCGCGGGCGATCGGCGGCCTGGCGACACTGATCTCCGCGTCCGATGATCCGACGTCTGCCGACGAAGACTCCAACGGTTTCGCGGTGCACAGCGGCTACGTCCAGCGGTTCGAGCTCGCGGCCGGCTGGGGCGCTTTCGCCGCCGACGAGCCGGCGAGGGCCCGGCGCCATTTCGAATCCGCGCTGGCGATCTCCCCGGAGAAGAGCTCCGAGCGCATCACCATCCAGGCCCAGGCCTGGCTCGCCTATACCCATTTCCTCCTCGGAACGTGGGACGAGGCGATTCGCATCATCGAGACCGCCGCGCGTCGGGTATCCGACCTCGGCCTGGAGCTTCTCGCGCCCCTCGTCCACGGCACCGGCGCGATGATCCGGTCGATGCGCGACGATCCGGTGGGCGCGTCCCGCCACATCGTGCACATCAACCCGCCCGTCGACTCCTATCCCCTACAGACGATCCCGTCGGCGATGGCGGCGATCCAGGTGGCGGCCTCGCGCGGCGACTACGCGGAGGTCCGACGCGCCGGAGCTCCCCTGGCGGCGCTCGGCCACGACGTCGACTTCGACCAGCCCGGCTACTGGCCGTGGTTCGAGCTGTACGCGCACGCGCTCGTCCTCGGCGGCCGAATCCGCGAAGCCGAGACACTTATCGATCCCATCTGGCGGCGTGCCGAGCCCGTGGGGCACGCGACAACGCTGGCTTCGATCGAATCCGTGCGCGCGCGTATCGCCGGCATCCGAGGCGACCACGAGGAGATGCAGGCGCTGCTCGACTCCTCCATCGAACGGGTGTCCCCGCTCGGGATCCCCTACCGGCTCGCACGACTCCACTTCGCCGCGGGCCAAACCCTGCGCCGCGCCGGAAGGCGCAAGGAGGCCGACCACTCTCTGGGCATGGCCCGCGACTTGTACGAGCAGTTCGGCGCGACCGTGTACGTCCGGCGCTGCGACCGAGAGCGAAAGGCCGGCGGCGTCAACGTCGCGCGCGGCCCGCGCCAGGACCTCACGCCCCAGGAGAAAGCCGTCGCCTCGCTCGTGGCGGCAGGTCACAGCAACGCCGAGGTCGCCGACGAGCTGTATCTGAGCATCAAGACCATCCAGTACCACCTGACCCGCATCTACGCGAAGCTCGGCATCCGTGGAAGGAGCGAGCTCGCGGCGATGTATGCCGCCGAGATCAGCGAATAG
- a CDS encoding 1,6-dihydroxycyclohexa-2,4-diene-1-carboxylate dehydrogenase — translation MSAPVSSDDPLSPPLVSPGRFCGSRVVVTGAAQGIGMAVAARIAMEGGHVIGVDRSTLVEDVCAQISSLAHDGGRADPLTADLETWEGAEAVADRSGTVDVLVNNVGGTIWARPYSEYSPEQIEAEIRRSLFPTLWMCRAFLPAMVAAGAGTIVNVSSVATRGVNRVPYAASKGGVNAITAALALESAPHGVRVVATAPGGTLAPERKIARGGAPESKAERRWYQEIVDQTVDSSLLKRYGTLHEQAAPICFLASSEASYIDGSVLPVGGGDQG, via the coding sequence GTGAGCGCGCCGGTCTCCTCGGATGACCCGCTATCCCCTCCCCTCGTGAGCCCCGGCCGCTTTTGCGGCTCGCGGGTCGTCGTCACCGGCGCCGCCCAGGGCATCGGCATGGCCGTCGCCGCGCGCATCGCGATGGAGGGCGGGCACGTCATCGGCGTCGACCGCTCAACACTTGTAGAGGACGTGTGTGCGCAGATCTCTTCTTTGGCGCATGACGGCGGTCGTGCCGATCCCCTCACCGCGGACCTCGAAACCTGGGAGGGCGCGGAAGCGGTGGCCGATAGGTCCGGCACGGTCGACGTGCTCGTCAACAACGTCGGCGGAACGATCTGGGCGCGCCCGTATTCCGAGTACTCCCCCGAGCAGATCGAGGCCGAGATCCGCCGGTCTCTTTTCCCGACGCTGTGGATGTGCCGGGCTTTCCTGCCGGCGATGGTCGCCGCGGGCGCGGGGACGATCGTCAACGTCTCCTCGGTCGCCACGCGCGGGGTGAACCGCGTGCCGTACGCGGCGTCGAAGGGCGGAGTCAATGCCATCACCGCGGCGCTCGCGCTCGAGTCCGCTCCGCACGGGGTGCGCGTCGTGGCCACGGCGCCCGGCGGCACGCTCGCGCCCGAGCGGAAGATCGCGCGCGGAGGCGCTCCGGAATCGAAGGCCGAACGGCGCTGGTACCAGGAGATCGTCGACCAGACCGTCGACTCCTCCCTGCTCAAGCGGTATGGCACCCTGCACGAACAGGCCGCCCCGATCTGCTTCCTCGCGTCCAGCGAGGCGAGCTACATCGATGGATCTGTGCTTCCTGTCGGCGGAGGCGACCAGGGATAG
- the benC gene encoding benzoate 1,2-dioxygenase electron transfer component BenC — MSHQVALSFEDGVTRFITVNPFETVADASYKARINIPLDCRDGACGTCKSFCESGTFDPGDFIDDAMTEDELEQGYCLPCQALPESDMVIKIPTTSDVAKTAPSATTATVTGVEKVSDSTFALRMTVEDRESLAFLPGQYVNVAVPGADASRSYSFSNGTSEEELSFLIRNTPGGVMTTYLDERCEVGDELELTGPMGSFFLREADRPLLLLAGGTGLAPILSMLRSLCDGDEREVHLIYGVSRVDDLVGLSELDAFKAENSRFTYDTVVSDPDSGHEHIGYVTSLMGAEQLRDGEIDVYLCGPPPMVDSVREHLDSVGTTPVNFYYEKFTPAAGTSTEETAQDTVAVTTVEDDRATTVVSGPGFERGEQHLSLAASSDAQFDARMALEFGALELVIGRLSEQEINEFRALAESANAYIDGNTFVDAEAFTKANNAFHEYLFVCTSNDSLLHAYRSLEVTKYMNTVLPPANWVSEHIVPEHLQLVDALDANDRDAARYIVRHHTEHAKETMHAAVIQMEDEE, encoded by the coding sequence ATGTCACACCAAGTCGCATTGAGCTTCGAGGACGGGGTGACCCGCTTCATCACCGTCAACCCATTCGAAACCGTCGCCGACGCCTCTTACAAGGCGCGCATCAACATCCCGCTCGACTGCCGCGATGGCGCGTGTGGAACGTGCAAGTCGTTCTGCGAATCGGGCACGTTCGACCCGGGCGATTTCATCGACGACGCCATGACCGAGGACGAGCTCGAGCAGGGCTACTGCCTGCCGTGCCAGGCGCTGCCGGAATCGGACATGGTCATCAAGATCCCGACCACCTCCGATGTCGCGAAGACCGCCCCGTCGGCGACCACCGCGACCGTGACCGGCGTCGAGAAGGTCTCCGATTCCACCTTCGCGCTGCGGATGACCGTCGAGGACCGCGAGTCGCTCGCGTTCCTGCCCGGCCAGTACGTCAACGTCGCCGTCCCGGGAGCCGACGCCTCCCGCTCGTATTCGTTCTCGAATGGCACGAGCGAGGAGGAGTTGAGCTTCCTCATTCGCAATACACCCGGCGGCGTCATGACCACCTATCTCGACGAGCGGTGCGAGGTCGGCGACGAGCTCGAGCTGACCGGACCGATGGGCAGCTTCTTCCTCCGCGAAGCCGACCGGCCGCTACTGCTGCTCGCCGGCGGCACCGGACTCGCGCCGATCCTGTCGATGCTTCGCTCGCTGTGCGACGGGGACGAGCGCGAGGTGCACCTGATCTACGGCGTCTCGCGAGTCGACGATCTCGTCGGCCTCTCCGAGCTCGACGCGTTCAAGGCCGAGAACTCCCGCTTCACCTACGACACCGTCGTCTCCGATCCCGATTCCGGGCACGAACACATCGGTTACGTCACCTCGCTCATGGGCGCCGAGCAGCTCCGCGACGGCGAGATCGACGTATACCTGTGCGGGCCGCCGCCGATGGTCGATTCCGTGCGCGAACACCTCGATTCGGTCGGCACGACGCCGGTGAACTTCTACTACGAGAAATTCACCCCGGCCGCCGGTACCAGCACCGAGGAAACAGCGCAGGACACCGTCGCGGTCACCACGGTCGAGGACGATCGCGCGACTACCGTCGTCTCCGGGCCCGGCTTCGAGCGGGGCGAGCAGCACCTCTCGCTCGCGGCGAGCTCCGACGCCCAGTTCGATGCCCGCATGGCGTTGGAGTTCGGCGCGCTCGAGCTGGTCATCGGCCGGCTCAGCGAGCAGGAAATCAACGAGTTCCGCGCCCTCGCCGAGTCCGCGAACGCCTACATCGACGGCAACACCTTCGTCGACGCCGAGGCATTCACGAAGGCGAACAACGCCTTCCACGAGTACCTGTTCGTGTGCACCTCGAACGATTCGCTGCTGCATGCCTACCGTTCGCTGGAGGTCACCAAGTACATGAACACGGTGCTCCCGCCCGCGAATTGGGTATCCGAGCACATCGTTCCCGAGCACCTGCAGCTCGTGGATGCGCTCGACGCCAACGATCGGGACGCCGCGCGGTACATCGTGCGTCACCACACCGAACACGCCAAGGAGACGATGCACGCCGCCGTCATCCAGATGGAGGATGAAGAGTGA
- the benB gene encoding benzoate 1,2-dioxygenase small subunit encodes MTTSLATPGTPLSTTEINTNVSRADIEAFLYFEARLLDDRDFERWIELYREDAPFWMPAWDDDGELTRDPQREISLIYYPDRSGIEDRVFRIRTDRSSATSLPEPRTGHTISNVELLEEREGEIDIRFNWVSHYFRYNTTDSYFGTSFYTLDVRGDSPLIASKKVVLKNDYIHHIVDVYMV; translated from the coding sequence ATGACCACATCTCTTGCCACGCCCGGCACACCCCTGTCCACCACCGAGATCAATACGAACGTGTCCCGCGCGGACATCGAGGCCTTCCTCTACTTCGAGGCACGCCTGCTAGACGACCGTGACTTCGAACGCTGGATCGAGCTCTACCGCGAGGATGCCCCGTTCTGGATGCCCGCTTGGGATGACGACGGAGAACTCACTCGCGACCCGCAACGGGAGATTTCGCTGATCTACTACCCGGATCGCTCCGGCATCGAAGATCGTGTGTTTCGCATCCGCACCGATCGCTCGAGCGCGACCTCGCTCCCCGAGCCCCGCACCGGACACACGATCTCCAACGTCGAACTTCTCGAAGAGCGCGAGGGCGAGATCGACATTCGCTTCAACTGGGTCTCGCACTACTTCCGCTACAACACGACCGACTCGTACTTCGGAACGTCGTTCTACACCCTCGATGTGCGTGGGGACTCTCCGCTGATCGCGTCGAAGAAGGTCGTCCTCAAGAACGACTACATCCACCACATCGTCGACGTCTACATGGTCTAG
- the benA gene encoding benzoate 1,2-dioxygenase large subunit, which yields MSNAIQDIPEEGIIRANRTIFTDEDLFELEMKYIFEGNWVYLAHESQIPEIGDYFTTTIGRQPVVITRDKEGELNCLINACSHRGAMLCRRKTDNRKTLTCPFHGWTFSNNGKLLKVKDPRGAGYPEQFNTEGSHDLRRVARFESYRGFLFGSLNPDVIPLSEHLGDATKIIDMTVDQSPEGLEVIRGASTYTYDGNWKLQAENGADGYHVSATHWNYAATTARRSSGESKNETRAMDAGTWGKQGGGYYSFPHGHLLLWMWWGNPEDRPLFEKREELAAELGEKKAEFMVGASRNLCLYPNGYIMDQFSSQIRHFRPISVDKTEVTIYCIAPKGESDEARANRIRQYEDFFNATGMATPDDLEEFRSCQKTYMATKAPWNDMTRGSMHQIDGPDETAKGIGLDSVLSSGARTEDEGLYPIQHGYWLNSMNTALESEKELASK from the coding sequence CTGTCCAACGCCATCCAGGACATCCCGGAAGAGGGCATCATCCGCGCGAACCGGACGATCTTCACCGATGAGGATCTGTTCGAGCTCGAGATGAAGTACATCTTCGAAGGCAACTGGGTGTACCTCGCCCACGAATCGCAGATTCCCGAGATCGGCGACTATTTCACCACCACCATCGGCCGCCAGCCCGTCGTCATCACCCGCGACAAGGAAGGCGAGCTCAACTGCCTCATCAATGCGTGTTCGCACCGCGGCGCGATGCTGTGCCGGCGCAAGACCGATAACCGCAAGACGCTCACGTGCCCGTTCCACGGCTGGACGTTCTCCAACAACGGCAAGCTGCTCAAGGTCAAGGATCCTCGCGGCGCCGGCTACCCGGAACAGTTCAACACCGAGGGCTCGCACGATCTGCGCAGGGTTGCCCGCTTCGAGAGCTACCGCGGCTTCCTCTTCGGCAGCCTCAACCCCGACGTCATCCCCCTTTCCGAGCACCTGGGCGACGCCACCAAGATCATCGATATGACCGTCGACCAGTCCCCCGAGGGCCTCGAGGTGATCCGCGGCGCGTCGACCTACACCTACGACGGCAACTGGAAGCTCCAGGCCGAGAACGGTGCCGACGGCTACCACGTCTCCGCCACCCATTGGAACTACGCGGCGACCACGGCCCGGCGCTCCTCGGGCGAATCGAAGAATGAGACCCGCGCGATGGACGCCGGCACGTGGGGCAAGCAGGGCGGCGGCTACTACAGCTTCCCGCACGGCCACCTCCTGCTGTGGATGTGGTGGGGCAACCCCGAAGACCGCCCGCTGTTCGAGAAGCGCGAGGAGCTCGCCGCAGAGCTCGGTGAGAAGAAGGCCGAGTTCATGGTCGGTGCTTCGCGGAACCTGTGTCTGTACCCGAACGGGTACATCATGGACCAGTTTTCCTCGCAGATCCGCCACTTCCGGCCGATCTCCGTCGACAAGACCGAGGTGACGATCTACTGCATCGCCCCCAAGGGCGAGAGCGACGAAGCCCGCGCGAACCGGATCCGACAGTACGAGGACTTCTTCAACGCCACCGGCATGGCCACCCCGGACGATCTCGAGGAGTTCCGGTCCTGCCAGAAGACCTACATGGCCACCAAGGCCCCGTGGAACGACATGACTCGCGGCTCGATGCACCAGATCGACGGGCCCGACGAAACGGCCAAGGGCATCGGCCTCGACAGCGTGTTGTCGTCCGGAGCCCGCACCGAGGACGAAGGGCTGTACCCGATTCAGCACGGCTACTGGCTCAACTCGATGAATACCGCGCTCGAGAGCGAGAAGGAGCTGGCGTCCAAATAA